A window from Pseudarthrobacter sp. BIM B-2242 encodes these proteins:
- a CDS encoding DUF2637 domain-containing protein codes for MTSTPPRRTGAPLSRPIVATGIATTVLIAAGAFVLSFASLTDLAARAGIYPSLAWIWPIIIDGLIVAATVAIVALAGHDRRTLAYPWALLFLGAVVSTAANSVHAIITVDQNHGGVPPAVSAVVAAMPPLVLLAITHLTVILVQKAAPAPAPKKKPARAAGTRRAAVSSPASEPVPAPEPSFDTEVAAVRDDRPVHAPQPERHHERELVSA; via the coding sequence ATGACATCCACGCCTCCCCGCAGGACCGGCGCACCCCTGTCACGCCCCATCGTTGCCACCGGCATCGCCACGACGGTCCTGATCGCCGCCGGGGCGTTCGTCCTGTCCTTCGCGTCCCTGACCGACCTGGCCGCACGTGCCGGCATCTACCCGTCCCTCGCCTGGATCTGGCCCATCATCATTGACGGGCTCATCGTTGCCGCCACCGTGGCCATCGTCGCCCTCGCCGGACATGACCGCCGCACCCTCGCCTACCCGTGGGCGCTGCTGTTCCTGGGCGCCGTCGTTTCCACCGCGGCGAACTCCGTCCACGCCATCATCACGGTGGACCAGAACCATGGGGGAGTACCTCCAGCGGTTTCTGCCGTGGTCGCTGCCATGCCGCCCCTGGTCCTGCTGGCGATCACACACCTGACCGTCATCCTTGTCCAGAAGGCCGCCCCGGCCCCTGCGCCCAAGAAGAAGCCAGCCCGCGCAGCAGGCACCCGCAGGGCCGCAGTATCCTCGCCTGCGTCGGAGCCGGTCCCCGCCCCCGAACCGTCGTTCGACACGGAGGTCGCGGCCGTCCGCGACGACCGCCCAGTCCACGCACCGCAGCCGGAACGGCACCACGAACGCGAGCTGGTGAGCGCCTAA
- a CDS encoding M50 family metallopeptidase, whose product MPLTVLRTPWPVVLKPGLLALFTSLTLAGGVLMAQARFPAEGRLQVGWHEALLAGTLALAALVLHETGHAVAARLTGRTVERLEFGMSGVAATSGDTTAWRRAAAIAAGPVIEIIAGTAMWVAGGSSWADPVGAAGFLAMVNGAGNLLPVKPFDGHRLWAFIRLGLGGNPALACRPSGPCPACTGVFPVTADLEPAAAV is encoded by the coding sequence ATGCCACTTACCGTCCTTCGTACCCCCTGGCCTGTCGTTCTCAAACCGGGCCTCCTGGCACTGTTCACCAGCCTCACACTGGCGGGCGGGGTGTTGATGGCCCAGGCCCGGTTCCCTGCGGAAGGGCGGCTGCAGGTGGGCTGGCACGAGGCCCTGTTGGCCGGAACCCTCGCCCTGGCCGCGCTCGTCCTGCATGAGACAGGGCACGCGGTCGCTGCACGGCTCACCGGACGGACAGTCGAACGTCTCGAATTCGGGATGTCAGGCGTGGCGGCCACCAGCGGTGACACCACCGCCTGGCGCCGGGCCGCAGCCATTGCCGCCGGGCCCGTCATCGAGATCATTGCGGGCACGGCGATGTGGGTTGCCGGCGGATCATCCTGGGCCGATCCCGTGGGCGCCGCAGGCTTCCTGGCCATGGTGAACGGAGCCGGGAACCTCCTGCCGGTCAAACCGTTCGACGGGCACCGCCTGTGGGCCTTTATTCGGCTGGGACTGGGCGGCAACCCGGCGCTTGCGTGCCGCCCCTCGGGCCCATGCCCGGCCTGCACCGGAGTATTCCCGGTGACCGCGGATCTGGAGCCCGCTGCCGCCGTATGA
- a CDS encoding dihydrofolate reductase, which translates to MHRPEARIGLIWAQAANGVIGCDGTMPWHLPEDFEHFRRTTEGHPVIMGRRTWDSLPERFRPLPARTNIVVTRDPGWNAAGAIRAGSIHYAVVAALGQPDPGPIWIIGGGTLYRTALAAQIADTAVITRIDADVEGDTFAPELGSDWSLGACAPTAGWAVAKNGTRYRIETWTRSQSGRPAQ; encoded by the coding sequence ATGCATCGACCCGAGGCCAGGATCGGATTGATCTGGGCCCAGGCAGCCAACGGTGTGATCGGGTGCGACGGCACTATGCCATGGCACCTGCCCGAAGACTTCGAGCACTTCCGCCGCACCACCGAAGGCCACCCCGTCATCATGGGCCGGCGGACCTGGGACTCCCTTCCCGAACGGTTCCGCCCGCTGCCCGCCCGGACCAACATCGTCGTCACCAGGGACCCCGGCTGGAATGCCGCCGGCGCCATTCGCGCCGGCTCGATCCATTACGCTGTCGTCGCCGCCCTCGGCCAGCCGGACCCCGGTCCAATCTGGATCATCGGCGGAGGCACGCTGTACCGCACGGCCCTTGCTGCGCAGATTGCCGACACGGCAGTCATCACCCGCATTGACGCCGACGTCGAGGGCGATACGTTCGCCCCCGAGCTTGGCTCGGACTGGTCGCTCGGAGCCTGTGCCCCTACCGCGGGGTGGGCGGTGGCGAAGAACGGTACGCGGTACCGGATCGAAACCTGGACGCGTTCTCAGAGCGGTCGCCCCGCACAGTAG
- a CDS encoding AAA family ATPase, with protein MPILQKLRTMVSKAGVAPATPAEFGFVIGARIHPADEVFDVELVEEQVTYAPATDGHLLLTGGPGTGKTLMLTALANEAASDMEVHTVDAWGSLEKTHALQPRAAATIGFTPSECATMLEVVLAEVRRRVQQCELEGVAAFGGLQDPPRRILVILDDTRHLLSDDDYSPSGDGQSKARSIECIEEVVESAERAGVTFVFSSQWREGESGLPAKILDGPIARLHLKATRYESFSSDSSRVVYRHGYWKPSVQSESMLLMQERQDDRPLLGPAEPRGHLAAPGCC; from the coding sequence ATGCCTATCCTCCAGAAGCTCCGCACCATGGTCTCCAAAGCAGGCGTCGCACCAGCCACGCCGGCCGAGTTCGGCTTCGTCATCGGCGCCCGCATACACCCAGCTGATGAGGTGTTCGATGTGGAGCTGGTCGAGGAGCAAGTCACCTACGCCCCTGCCACCGATGGGCACCTGCTGCTGACAGGAGGCCCCGGCACCGGAAAGACGCTGATGCTCACCGCACTGGCCAACGAGGCGGCAAGCGACATGGAGGTCCACACCGTCGACGCTTGGGGCTCACTGGAGAAGACACACGCGCTCCAACCGAGAGCGGCGGCGACCATTGGCTTTACACCTTCTGAATGCGCCACGATGCTGGAAGTCGTTCTCGCCGAGGTGCGGCGCCGGGTCCAGCAGTGCGAGCTGGAAGGCGTAGCGGCCTTCGGCGGCCTTCAGGATCCGCCTCGAAGGATTCTCGTCATTCTCGACGACACACGGCACCTTCTGTCTGATGACGACTACTCACCTTCCGGCGACGGACAGTCGAAGGCGCGGTCGATCGAGTGCATCGAGGAGGTCGTTGAGTCTGCGGAACGCGCCGGCGTCACGTTCGTCTTCAGCTCGCAGTGGCGAGAGGGCGAGTCCGGGCTGCCCGCCAAAATTCTGGACGGCCCTATCGCCCGGCTCCACCTCAAAGCCACCCGCTACGAGTCATTCTCAAGCGATTCGAGCCGGGTGGTCTATCGGCACGGCTATTGGAAGCCGAGCGTTCAGTCCGAATCAATGCTGCTTATGCAGGAGCGGCAGGATGATCGACCGCTCTTAGGCCCTGCTGAGCCGCGGGGTCACCTTGCCGCCCCTGGATGTTGCTGA